A genomic stretch from Zeimonas sediminis includes:
- the clsB gene encoding cardiolipin synthase ClsB, producing the protein MTERRIVSLPWYESLRPRLAAGHEVVLLDSGAGYFPVLERAIDAARERIFAETYIFEPDESGRRIADSLARAAERGVSVHLVVDGFGTPRRAGPAWQRMFDAGVRIEVFRPERSRFEIRRRRLRRLHRKLVVVDGAVAFVGGINLLDDLYDPNHGRLDEPRLDFAVRVRGPLVAAVHVAAQRLWWELAVVNRPFWRAQQAQEGEAGPAGLPERVDSDVTPSGPVRAALMLRDNFRHRRTIERAYLRAIGRARREVLIANAYFFPGARFRRALLAAARRGVRVRLLLQGRVEYRLQYYASQALYDEFLRAGIEIVEYRKSFLHAKVAAIDDWVTVGSSNIDPFSLLLGREANVVAIDRGLAGELRDRLERAIDEGGVAIAIDSHVRRPWHVRLMNRFALAMLRLGVAITGEAARY; encoded by the coding sequence GTGACCGAACGCCGCATCGTTTCGCTGCCCTGGTACGAAAGCCTCAGGCCGAGGCTGGCGGCCGGCCACGAGGTCGTCCTGCTCGACAGCGGCGCCGGGTACTTCCCGGTGCTCGAGCGCGCGATCGACGCCGCGCGCGAGCGGATCTTCGCCGAGACCTACATCTTCGAGCCCGACGAAAGCGGCCGCAGGATCGCCGACAGCCTGGCGCGCGCGGCCGAACGCGGCGTGAGCGTGCACCTCGTGGTCGACGGCTTCGGCACGCCGCGCCGCGCAGGTCCCGCCTGGCAGCGGATGTTCGACGCGGGCGTGCGGATCGAGGTGTTCCGCCCGGAGCGCTCCCGCTTCGAGATCAGGCGCCGCCGGTTGCGCAGGCTGCACCGGAAGCTGGTCGTCGTCGACGGGGCGGTCGCCTTCGTCGGCGGCATCAACCTGCTCGACGACCTATACGATCCGAACCACGGCCGGCTCGACGAGCCGCGGCTGGACTTCGCGGTGCGGGTGCGCGGCCCGCTCGTCGCAGCGGTCCACGTCGCCGCGCAGCGCCTGTGGTGGGAGCTGGCGGTCGTCAACCGCCCGTTCTGGCGCGCGCAGCAAGCGCAGGAGGGCGAGGCCGGGCCCGCGGGCCTGCCCGAGCGGGTCGACAGCGACGTCACGCCGTCCGGCCCGGTGCGCGCGGCGCTGATGCTGCGCGACAACTTCAGGCACCGCCGCACGATCGAGCGGGCCTACCTGCGCGCGATCGGACGCGCGCGGCGCGAGGTGCTGATCGCCAACGCCTACTTCTTTCCGGGCGCCCGGTTCCGGCGCGCGCTGCTCGCCGCCGCGCGCCGCGGGGTCAGGGTCCGGCTGTTGCTGCAGGGCAGGGTCGAGTACCGGCTGCAGTACTACGCTTCGCAGGCGCTGTACGACGAGTTCCTGCGCGCCGGCATCGAGATCGTCGAGTACCGCAAGAGCTTCCTCCACGCGAAGGTCGCGGCGATCGACGACTGGGTCACCGTGGGCTCGTCGAACATCGATCCGTTCTCGCTGCTGCTGGGACGCGAGGCCAACGTCGTCGCGATCGACCGCGGCCTGGCCGGCGAACTGCGCGATCGCCTCGAGCGCGCGATCGACGAGGGCGGGGTCGCGATCGCGATCGACAGCCACGTCCGCAGGCCCTGGCACGTCCGGCTGATGAACCGCTTCGCGCTGGCGATGCTTCGCCTGGGCGTGGCGATCACCGGCGAGGCGGCGCGCTACTGA
- a CDS encoding ligase-associated DNA damage response exonuclease — MADLVVSRPEGLWCEAGGFFIDPWRPVDRALITHAHADHARPGSRRYLCSAEGAGVLRARLGAISLDTADWGKAIDVGGVRVSFHPAGHALGAAQIRLEHRGEVWVVSGDYRVEADRSCAAFEPVRCHVFVTESTFGLPVYRWAPQASVIGEILDWWRANAAEGRASLLHCYAFGKAQRLLAGLADALGASAGTAAEGGALAQAPGPIVCHGAVEAINRVYREAGVALPGTVPASALADRREIGSALVLAPPSAAGSSWARRFGDASDGFVSGWMQVRGARRRRALDRGFVLSDHADWPGLQQAIEATGAGRVIVTHGYEAVMVRWLRERGLDAQSFATEYGGDDDGAGEAPDVSAPDVSAPSTDSSVQGEAGQGATPEAPR, encoded by the coding sequence ATGGCCGATCTCGTCGTTTCCCGCCCCGAGGGGCTCTGGTGCGAGGCAGGGGGCTTCTTCATCGACCCGTGGCGCCCGGTCGACCGGGCGCTGATCACCCATGCGCACGCGGACCACGCGCGCCCGGGCAGTCGCCGCTACCTCTGCTCGGCCGAGGGCGCGGGCGTGCTGCGGGCGCGGCTGGGCGCGATCTCGCTCGACACCGCGGATTGGGGCAAGGCGATCGACGTCGGCGGGGTCCGGGTCTCCTTCCACCCGGCGGGCCACGCGCTCGGCGCCGCGCAGATCCGCCTCGAGCACCGCGGTGAGGTCTGGGTCGTGTCAGGCGACTACCGGGTCGAGGCGGACCGCAGCTGCGCCGCCTTCGAGCCGGTGCGCTGCCACGTGTTCGTCACCGAGTCGACCTTCGGCCTGCCGGTCTACCGCTGGGCGCCGCAGGCGAGCGTGATCGGCGAGATCCTCGACTGGTGGCGGGCGAACGCCGCCGAGGGGCGCGCCAGCCTGCTGCACTGCTACGCGTTCGGCAAGGCGCAGCGATTGCTCGCAGGCCTGGCCGACGCGCTCGGCGCGTCGGCGGGCACGGCCGCCGAAGGCGGGGCGCTCGCGCAGGCGCCGGGCCCGATCGTGTGCCACGGCGCGGTCGAGGCGATCAACCGGGTCTATCGCGAGGCCGGCGTTGCGCTGCCCGGCACCGTGCCGGCCTCGGCGCTCGCCGATCGGCGCGAGATCGGGTCGGCGCTGGTCCTGGCCCCGCCGTCGGCGGCCGGCTCGTCCTGGGCGCGGCGCTTCGGCGACGCCAGCGACGGCTTCGTGTCCGGCTGGATGCAGGTCCGCGGCGCGCGCCGTCGGCGCGCGCTCGACCGCGGCTTCGTGCTGTCCGATCACGCCGACTGGCCGGGCCTGCAGCAGGCGATCGAGGCGACCGGCGCCGGGCGCGTGATCGTCACCCACGGCTACGAGGCGGTGATGGTCCGCTGGCTGCGCGAGCGCGGGCTCGACGCGCAGTCCTTCGCCACCGAGTACGGCGGCGACGACGACGGGGCCGGCGAGGCGCCGGACGTCTCGGCGCCGGACGTCTCCGCCCCGTCGACGGACTCGAGCGTGCAGGGCGAAGCGGGGCAGGGCGCCACCCCGGAGGCGCCGCGATGA
- a CDS encoding metallophosphoesterase gives MPCVANPPGSIPALEASGHAGAPSGAAVIQAASRELLLLPQRAALDTASRSLMVADLHVGKAGTFRAHGLPVPAGTTERTLARLDALLALTGARALFLLGDLVHGPLAGQPATVAALAAWRARHRRVEVVLVRGNHDQRAGELPAECGIETVAPGYRLGGLRLLHEPPDDSPAFEGGAVPGPSGEARADCGDGDPELFSLAGHLHPVCVVGGRADRLRLPCFRVGRRDAVLPAFGEFTGGWPVRPRAGERIFVTDGSRVAELPSRPARRRA, from the coding sequence ATGCCCTGCGTCGCGAACCCGCCCGGATCGATCCCCGCCCTCGAGGCGAGCGGGCATGCGGGCGCCCCGAGCGGGGCCGCGGTCATCCAGGCAGCGTCCCGCGAGCTGCTGTTGCTGCCGCAGCGGGCGGCGCTGGACACGGCCTCGCGCTCTCTGATGGTGGCGGACCTTCACGTGGGGAAGGCGGGGACCTTCCGGGCACATGGCCTGCCCGTGCCTGCGGGGACGACTGAGCGCACGCTGGCGCGCCTGGACGCACTGCTCGCCCTGACCGGCGCCCGCGCCCTGTTCCTGCTCGGCGACCTGGTGCACGGCCCGCTGGCCGGCCAGCCTGCCACGGTCGCTGCGCTGGCCGCCTGGCGCGCCCGGCATCGCCGGGTCGAGGTCGTGCTGGTGCGCGGCAACCACGACCAGCGCGCCGGCGAGCTGCCCGCCGAATGCGGGATCGAGACCGTCGCGCCCGGCTACCGTCTCGGCGGCCTGCGCCTGCTGCACGAGCCGCCCGACGACTCCCCGGCCTTCGAAGGCGGTGCCGTTCCGGGCCCCTCCGGCGAAGCCCGCGCGGACTGCGGCGACGGCGATCCGGAGCTCTTCTCGCTGGCCGGCCACCTGCACCCGGTCTGCGTGGTCGGCGGCCGCGCGGACCGCCTTCGCCTTCCGTGCTTCCGGGTCGGGCGCCGCGACGCCGTGCTGCCGGCCTTCGGGGAGTTCACTGGCGGCTGGCCGGTCAGGCCGCGAGCCGGCGAGCGGATCTTCGTGACCGACGGCAGCCGGGTCGCCGAGCTGCCGTCGCGCCCGGCGCGACGTCGCGCCTGA
- a CDS encoding sulfurtransferase, producing the protein MSASFASAFLSVRPAAGRVVAPLRRLASVALLTVASLAAMPGLASAAGGQDAVVSTREMLSRIDQPWVQLIDVRSADEYAGRDIRALRGGHIPGAVSVPVAEAGIDGDTISAAALAGLRERLAGFDRRKETIVYGHDADTARRVAAALREQGFRQVRVYADAWQAWANALELPVAGERYADVGAMRDRLLALQRELGRR; encoded by the coding sequence ATGTCCGCCAGCTTCGCTTCCGCCTTCCTTTCCGTCCGGCCCGCCGCCGGCCGCGTCGTCGCGCCGCTGCGCCGCCTCGCATCCGTCGCCCTGCTGACCGTGGCTTCGCTGGCCGCGATGCCCGGCCTCGCCTCGGCCGCCGGCGGCCAGGATGCCGTCGTGTCGACCCGCGAGATGCTGTCGCGCATCGACCAGCCCTGGGTGCAGCTGATCGACGTCCGCTCGGCCGACGAGTACGCGGGCCGCGACATCCGGGCGCTGCGCGGCGGCCACATCCCGGGGGCGGTCAGCGTGCCGGTCGCCGAGGCCGGGATCGACGGCGACACGATCTCCGCCGCCGCCCTCGCGGGCCTGCGCGAGCGCCTCGCGGGCTTCGACCGCCGCAAGGAGACGATCGTCTACGGTCACGACGCCGACACCGCGCGCCGGGTCGCGGCGGCGCTGCGCGAGCAGGGCTTTCGGCAGGTCCGCGTCTATGCCGACGCCTGGCAGGCCTGGGCCAACGCGCTCGAACTGCCGGTGGCCGGCGAGCGCTACGCCGACGTCGGCGCGATGCGCGACCGCCTGCTGGCCCTGCAGCGCGAGCTCGGGCGGCGCTGA
- the nudB gene encoding dihydroneopterin triphosphate diphosphatase, with protein MGTKIPVSVLVVIHTADLRVLLLERADHPGFWQSVTGSVDRVDEPLAETCRREVLEETGIDAADHVLTDWHLQNRYEIYPHWRHRYPEGVTQNTEHVFGLLVPDTVPVMLAPREHLAYAWLPWEDAAGRCFSWSNAEAIRSLPARAGAGRPGGANRQHP; from the coding sequence GTGGGCACCAAGATCCCCGTCTCGGTCCTGGTCGTGATCCACACGGCCGACCTGCGGGTGCTGCTGCTCGAGCGGGCCGACCACCCGGGCTTCTGGCAGTCGGTCACCGGCAGCGTGGATCGCGTCGACGAGCCGCTCGCCGAGACCTGCCGGCGCGAGGTGCTCGAGGAAACGGGCATCGACGCGGCCGATCACGTGCTGACCGACTGGCACCTGCAGAACCGCTACGAGATCTATCCGCACTGGCGGCATCGCTATCCCGAGGGCGTGACGCAAAATACCGAGCACGTGTTCGGGCTGCTGGTGCCCGACACGGTGCCGGTCATGCTGGCCCCGCGCGAGCATCTCGCCTACGCGTGGCTGCCGTGGGAAGACGCCGCGGGCCGCTGCTTCTCGTGGAGCAACGCCGAGGCGATCCGATCGCTGCCTGCGCGGGCCGGCGCGGGCAGGCCGGGCGGCGCGAACCGGCAGCACCCTTAG
- a CDS encoding ligase-associated DNA damage response DEXH box helicase: MSKAAVPIAAADRWFAARGLKPFAFQREVWRAMRDGESGLLHATTGAGKTWSAWIGALLRVSGAGAPPRARLRVLWITPMRALAADTALALREPLAELGDGAFAQWTVGLRTGDTATAERQRQDRSPPPALVTTPESLSLMLSRPDADAALGAVEVVVVDEWHELLGNKRGVQLQLALARLRRLNPRLLVWGLSATLGNLDEARDVLLAGRPGRLVQGRLAKRLVVDALLPGRTGRFPWAGHLGLSMLEAVVRELDASPGTLVFCNTRAQAELWYQALLDARPDWAGAIALHHGSLDREVRDWVEAGIKRGALKAVVCTSSLDLGVDFAPVERVLQVGSAKGVARLLQRAGRSGHAPGRPSRVTLVPTNALELVEAAAARDAATAGRIESREPPEGALDVLVQHLVTVAAGPGFRPDALLAEVRDTHAYRGLTDQEWRWALDFVLRGGASLTAYPDYRRVAPDDEGVHRVADPRIARRHRMAIGTIVSDAALQVRFMTGQRLGSVEESFVGRLRRGDCFLFAGRLLELVRVHEMTAWVRRATGRRAAVPRWNGGRMPLSTEMSDAVLARLAEAGRGRFEGPEMKALRPLLELQSTVSALPDRHTLLVEALRSREGAHLFVFPFAGRQVHLGLASLLAMRLARRAPATFSIAVNDYGFELLSPAPVDWAPMRDGSLLSAEGLLDDVLDSLNSGELAMRRFREIARIAGLLFPGYPGAPKGARQLQASASLFWEVFRQHDPGNLLLDQARREVLERELEVGRLRRELERIGRCRLRWVELQRPSPFAFPLMVERMRERLSTEKLSDRVARLVAELERAAGADR, translated from the coding sequence ATGAGCAAGGCGGCCGTCCCGATCGCCGCCGCGGACCGCTGGTTCGCCGCACGCGGCCTGAAGCCCTTCGCGTTCCAGCGCGAGGTCTGGCGCGCGATGCGGGACGGCGAATCCGGCCTGCTGCACGCGACGACCGGCGCCGGCAAGACCTGGTCGGCCTGGATCGGCGCGCTGCTTCGCGTGTCGGGCGCCGGCGCGCCGCCTCGCGCCCGGCTCCGGGTGCTGTGGATCACGCCGATGCGGGCGCTCGCCGCCGACACGGCGCTCGCGCTGCGCGAGCCGCTCGCGGAGCTCGGCGACGGCGCGTTCGCGCAATGGACCGTAGGGCTGCGCACCGGGGACACCGCGACCGCCGAGCGCCAGCGGCAGGACCGCTCGCCGCCGCCCGCGCTGGTCACCACGCCGGAGAGCCTGTCACTGATGCTCTCGCGCCCCGACGCCGACGCGGCGCTCGGCGCGGTCGAGGTCGTGGTCGTCGACGAATGGCACGAGCTGCTGGGCAACAAGCGCGGCGTCCAGTTGCAGCTCGCGCTGGCCCGGCTTCGCCGGCTCAACCCGCGGCTGCTCGTGTGGGGGCTCTCGGCCACGCTCGGCAACCTCGACGAGGCGCGCGACGTGCTGCTCGCCGGCCGGCCCGGGAGGCTGGTGCAGGGGCGCCTCGCCAAGCGGCTGGTCGTCGATGCGCTGCTGCCCGGGCGCACGGGCCGCTTCCCGTGGGCCGGCCACCTGGGCCTGTCGATGCTGGAGGCGGTGGTCCGCGAGCTCGACGCGAGCCCGGGCACGCTGGTCTTCTGCAACACGCGGGCGCAGGCCGAGCTCTGGTACCAGGCGCTGCTGGATGCCCGCCCCGACTGGGCGGGCGCGATCGCGCTGCATCACGGTTCGCTGGATCGCGAGGTCCGCGACTGGGTCGAGGCCGGCATCAAGCGCGGCGCGCTGAAGGCGGTGGTCTGCACGTCCAGCCTCGACCTGGGCGTCGACTTCGCGCCGGTCGAGCGGGTGCTGCAGGTCGGCAGCGCGAAGGGCGTCGCCCGGCTGCTGCAGCGCGCCGGTCGTTCGGGCCATGCGCCCGGCAGGCCGTCCCGGGTCACGCTGGTGCCGACCAACGCGCTCGAGCTGGTCGAGGCCGCGGCGGCCCGCGATGCCGCGACGGCGGGCCGCATCGAGTCGCGCGAGCCACCGGAAGGGGCGCTCGACGTGCTGGTCCAGCACCTGGTCACCGTCGCGGCCGGGCCGGGCTTTCGCCCCGACGCGCTGCTGGCCGAGGTGCGCGACACCCACGCCTATCGCGGCCTGACCGACCAGGAGTGGCGCTGGGCGCTGGACTTCGTGCTGCGCGGCGGCGCCAGCCTGACCGCCTACCCGGACTACCGCCGCGTGGCGCCCGACGACGAGGGCGTCCATCGGGTCGCCGATCCCCGGATCGCGCGCAGGCACCGGATGGCGATCGGCACGATCGTGTCAGACGCGGCGCTGCAGGTCCGCTTCATGACCGGCCAGCGCCTGGGCAGCGTCGAGGAGAGCTTCGTCGGCAGGCTGCGGCGCGGCGACTGCTTCCTGTTCGCCGGGCGCTTGCTCGAGCTGGTCCGCGTCCACGAGATGACCGCCTGGGTGCGCCGGGCGACCGGCCGGCGCGCCGCAGTGCCGCGCTGGAACGGCGGGCGGATGCCGCTGTCGACCGAGATGTCGGACGCGGTGCTGGCCCGGCTCGCCGAGGCCGGGCGCGGTCGCTTCGAGGGGCCGGAGATGAAGGCGCTGCGGCCCCTGCTCGAGCTGCAGTCGACGGTGTCGGCGCTGCCGGACCGGCACACGCTGCTCGTGGAGGCGCTGCGCTCGCGCGAGGGCGCCCACCTGTTCGTGTTCCCGTTCGCCGGCCGCCAGGTCCACCTGGGGCTGGCCTCGCTGCTCGCGATGCGGCTGGCGCGTCGCGCGCCGGCGACATTCTCGATCGCGGTCAACGACTACGGCTTCGAGCTGCTGTCGCCCGCGCCGGTCGACTGGGCGCCGATGCGCGACGGCAGCCTGTTGTCGGCCGAGGGCCTGCTCGACGACGTCCTCGACAGCCTGAACAGCGGCGAGCTCGCGATGAGGCGCTTTCGCGAGATCGCGCGGATCGCCGGCCTGCTGTTTCCCGGCTACCCCGGCGCGCCGAAGGGCGCGCGGCAGCTGCAGGCCTCGGCCAGCCTGTTCTGGGAGGTCTTCAGGCAGCACGATCCGGGCAACCTGCTGCTCGACCAGGCGCGGCGGGAAGTGCTCGAGCGCGAGCTCGAGGTCGGCCGGCTGCGCCGCGAGCTCGAGCGGATCGGCCGCTGCCGGCTGCGCTGGGTCGAGCTGCAGCGGCCGTCGCCGTTCGCGTTTCCGCTGATGGTCGAGCGGATGCGCGAGCGGCTCTCCACCGAGAAGCTGTCCGATCGGGTGGCGAGGCTGGTCGCCGAGCTGGAGCGCGCGGCCGGCGCCGATCGCTGA
- a CDS encoding endonuclease/exonuclease/phosphatase family protein, which yields MSTLRVATYNIHKGVLRDFFGLRRVARIHELRARLHELDSDLIFLQEVQGQNERHQRRFEHWPAEPQDVFLAKSPTLKHTFETAYGRNASYLHGHHGNALLSRYPIIGQENRDVSDHALEKRGVLHCVVDVGGRQVHCFVVHFGLFARSRDRQLDAVLDWIESAVPASEPLIIAGDFNDWRNVLSDRLCKRIGAVEVFDACRPRSAAAQRAVYYVRDRLSELGVSPEAAIPGLPRTVRAARTFPALVPWFRMDRIYQRGFRVRSTAVLKGLEWSRLSDHSPLVADLELIARS from the coding sequence GTGTCGACCTTGCGAGTGGCCACCTACAACATCCACAAGGGGGTGTTGCGGGATTTCTTCGGCCTGCGCCGCGTCGCGCGGATCCACGAGCTCAGGGCCCGTCTGCACGAGCTCGACAGCGACCTGATCTTCCTGCAGGAGGTCCAGGGCCAGAACGAGCGCCACCAGCGCCGCTTCGAGCACTGGCCCGCCGAGCCGCAGGACGTCTTCCTGGCCAAGTCCCCCACGCTCAAGCACACCTTCGAGACGGCCTACGGGCGCAACGCCAGCTACTTGCACGGCCACCACGGCAATGCGCTGCTGTCGCGCTACCCGATCATCGGCCAGGAGAACCGCGACGTCTCCGACCACGCGCTCGAGAAACGCGGCGTGCTTCACTGCGTGGTCGACGTCGGCGGGCGGCAGGTGCACTGCTTCGTCGTGCACTTCGGCCTGTTCGCGCGCAGCCGCGACCGCCAGCTCGACGCGGTGCTCGACTGGATCGAGAGCGCGGTGCCCGCGTCGGAGCCGCTGATCATCGCGGGCGACTTCAACGACTGGCGCAATGTGCTGTCCGACCGGCTGTGCAAGCGCATCGGCGCGGTCGAGGTGTTCGACGCCTGCCGGCCGCGCAGCGCGGCCGCCCAGCGCGCGGTGTACTACGTGCGCGACCGCCTCAGCGAGCTCGGCGTGTCGCCCGAGGCGGCGATCCCCGGGCTGCCGCGCACCGTTCGCGCGGCGCGCACTTTCCCCGCGCTGGTCCCGTGGTTCAGAATGGACCGCATCTACCAGCGCGGCTTCAGGGTCAGGTCCACGGCGGTGCTCAAGGGCCTCGAGTGGTCGCGCCTGTCCGACCACAGTCCGCTGGTGGCCGACCTGGAGCTGATCGCGCGCTCCTGA
- a CDS encoding cisplatin damage response ATP-dependent DNA ligase: MKRFAGLYAELDATTSTRRKTEAMARYFAAAPAADAAWAAYFLAGGRPRRLAPMSVLRATACRLAGLPDWLFEECYQAVGDLAETIALLLPPPSLADDTGLEGWMRERLLPLRGAEPERLAAALEDAWQRLEPGARFVLNKLLTGGFRVGVSRQLVIRALAEAFGVDPKLVAHRFVGYTDGGREPDARSFAALVRAAADPAREAAGPVAAEGAPGDGAIVAEDPEAALERAARPYPFFLAQPLQQAADTLGEPARWLLEWKWDGIRIQLVRRSGRAWIWSRGEELVTDRFPEIVEAARALPDGVVLDGELLCWNHEAGAPMPFALLQRRIGRLRLGPKLLREAPVAMLAYDLLEHEGRDLRGLPQAERRARLVSLLAAGPAQGGAAAPGPQGAQQAGPLPSATAPIAVSPLLPAGDWAQAAALRERARAAGVEGLMLKRADAGYGIGRTKSSPVGDWWKWKIDPLTADCVLVYAQRGHGRRASLYTDYTFALWNGPPGDPDRALVPFAKAYSGLTDAEIREVDAAIRRSTIEKFGPVRSVAPTMVFEIAFEGIQRSTRHRSGIAVRFPRIARRRPDKPVDEADTLQGLLALLDGGSGENRAPGSAEDEPE, from the coding sequence ATGAAACGCTTCGCCGGGCTCTACGCGGAGCTCGACGCGACCACGTCCACGCGCCGCAAGACCGAGGCGATGGCCCGCTACTTCGCGGCGGCGCCCGCCGCCGATGCCGCCTGGGCCGCCTATTTCCTTGCCGGCGGACGGCCGCGGCGGCTCGCGCCGATGTCGGTGCTGCGCGCGACCGCCTGCAGGCTCGCCGGCCTGCCGGACTGGCTGTTCGAGGAGTGCTACCAGGCGGTCGGCGATCTCGCCGAGACGATCGCGCTGCTGCTGCCGCCGCCTTCGCTGGCCGACGACACCGGGCTCGAAGGCTGGATGCGCGAGCGCCTGCTGCCGCTGCGGGGGGCGGAGCCCGAGCGCCTCGCCGCCGCGCTCGAGGACGCCTGGCAGCGGCTGGAGCCCGGCGCGCGCTTCGTGCTGAACAAGCTGCTGACCGGGGGGTTCCGGGTCGGCGTGTCGCGCCAGCTGGTGATCCGGGCGCTGGCCGAGGCCTTCGGCGTCGACCCGAAGCTGGTCGCGCACCGTTTCGTCGGCTACACCGACGGGGGGCGAGAGCCCGACGCGCGCAGCTTCGCGGCGCTGGTGCGCGCGGCCGCGGACCCGGCTCGCGAGGCAGCGGGTCCGGTCGCTGCCGAGGGCGCGCCCGGCGACGGCGCCATCGTCGCCGAGGACCCGGAGGCCGCGCTCGAGCGCGCCGCCCGACCCTATCCGTTCTTCCTGGCGCAGCCCCTGCAGCAGGCCGCCGACACGCTAGGCGAGCCGGCCCGCTGGCTGCTGGAGTGGAAGTGGGACGGCATCCGGATCCAGCTGGTGCGGCGGTCGGGAAGGGCCTGGATCTGGTCGCGCGGCGAGGAGCTGGTCACCGACCGGTTCCCGGAGATCGTCGAGGCGGCGCGCGCGCTGCCCGATGGCGTGGTCCTCGACGGCGAGCTGCTGTGCTGGAACCACGAGGCCGGCGCGCCGATGCCGTTCGCGCTGCTGCAGCGGCGGATCGGGCGGCTGCGGCTCGGCCCGAAGCTGCTGCGCGAGGCCCCGGTCGCGATGCTCGCCTACGACCTGCTCGAGCACGAGGGCCGCGACCTGCGCGGGCTGCCGCAGGCCGAGCGGCGCGCGAGGCTGGTCTCGCTGCTCGCCGCCGGGCCGGCCCAGGGCGGGGCGGCGGCGCCCGGGCCGCAAGGCGCGCAGCAAGCCGGGCCCTTGCCTTCGGCGACGGCACCGATCGCCGTCTCGCCCTTGCTGCCGGCGGGCGACTGGGCGCAGGCCGCGGCGCTTCGCGAGCGCGCGCGAGCGGCCGGCGTCGAGGGGCTGATGCTCAAGCGTGCCGATGCCGGCTACGGAATCGGGAGAACGAAGTCGTCGCCCGTCGGCGACTGGTGGAAGTGGAAGATCGACCCGCTGACCGCCGACTGCGTGCTGGTCTACGCGCAGCGCGGGCACGGCCGGCGTGCCAGCCTGTACACCGACTACACCTTCGCGCTCTGGAACGGGCCGCCGGGCGACCCGGATCGCGCGCTGGTTCCTTTCGCCAAGGCCTACTCGGGGCTGACCGACGCCGAGATCCGCGAGGTCGACGCGGCGATCCGGCGAAGCACGATCGAGAAGTTCGGGCCGGTGCGCAGCGTCGCGCCGACCATGGTCTTCGAAATCGCGTTCGAGGGGATACAGCGCTCGACGCGGCATCGCTCGGGCATCGCGGTGCGATTCCCGCGCATCGCGCGCCGCCGGCCGGACAAGCCGGTGGACGAGGCCGACACGCTGCAAGGACTGCTGGCGCTGCTCGACGGTGGCAGCGGGGAAAACCGCGCCCCGGGCAGCGCGGAGGACGAACCGGAATGA
- a CDS encoding DUF429 domain-containing protein — MKLCGIDFSSAPTRRKPIVVASGRLAVGRLELTGFELLESLDAFDDWLDRPGPWLGGFDFPFGLPRELLEAWQWLAGVGEALAPGDPKGTRARGDTRAQRGAWAGSIRRVEALARPELVARLRTFCAGRPVGSKFAHRATDLPAGSSPSMKWVNPPVALMLHAGAPRLLRAGATLPGMHAGDPDRIALEAYPGFLARAIVGRESYKSDERRRQTPERREARARIVAALAEGVDRLGIAVRFPAGLASECVDDASGDRLDAVLCLAQAAWAWQRRDAGFGLPPGFDPIEGWIVSVPPGGAA; from the coding sequence ATGAAGCTCTGCGGGATCGATTTCAGTTCGGCGCCCACGCGGCGCAAGCCGATCGTGGTCGCCTCGGGCCGGCTCGCCGTCGGGCGGCTCGAGCTGACCGGCTTCGAGCTGCTCGAGAGTCTCGACGCGTTCGACGACTGGCTCGACCGCCCGGGCCCCTGGCTGGGCGGCTTCGACTTCCCGTTCGGCCTGCCGCGCGAGCTGCTCGAGGCCTGGCAATGGCTGGCAGGCGTCGGCGAGGCCCTGGCGCCGGGCGACCCGAAGGGCACGCGGGCGCGGGGCGACACGCGGGCGCAGCGCGGCGCGTGGGCGGGCTCGATCCGGCGCGTCGAGGCGCTCGCCCGTCCCGAGCTGGTGGCGCGGCTGCGCACCTTCTGTGCTGGCCGTCCGGTCGGGTCCAAGTTCGCGCATCGCGCGACCGACCTGCCGGCGGGCTCCAGCCCGTCGATGAAGTGGGTCAACCCGCCGGTCGCGCTGATGCTGCACGCCGGGGCGCCGCGGCTGCTGCGCGCCGGCGCGACGCTGCCCGGCATGCACGCCGGCGACCCCGACCGTATCGCGCTCGAGGCCTACCCCGGCTTCCTGGCGCGCGCGATCGTCGGGCGTGAGTCGTACAAGTCCGACGAGCGCAGGCGCCAGACGCCCGAGCGGCGCGAGGCGCGGGCGCGCATCGTGGCGGCGCTGGCCGAGGGCGTCGACCGGCTCGGCATCGCGGTGCGCTTCCCGGCCGGGCTGGCGAGCGAGTGCGTCGATGACGCGAGCGGCGACCGGCTCGACGCGGTGCTCTGCCTTGCGCAGGCTGCCTGGGCCTGGCAGCGGCGCGACGCCGGCTTCGGCCTGCCGCCCGGCTTCGACCCGATCGAGGGATGGATCGTCTCGGTGCCGCCCGGCGGCGCCGCATGA